In Sphingobacteriaceae bacterium, a single genomic region encodes these proteins:
- a CDS encoding gliding motility-associated C-terminal domain-containing protein has protein sequence MERTKRILNTTQNPTLKNVGVEGTGVYTVMVTDNIGCTGYQYVPVVIRALPQVKITSDKVGGCIPVCINFGVETSANLSTTSWDFGNGNVGNGNTGMACFTKPGNYNISSSFVDIYGCANKAYYSVEGYPIPTADFNISPVKPVIYENVEFTDASYNANVTGWTWSFSHLKANQVMFGQNQTLNYETAGAYAAVLIVRSDKGCVDTIVKEVVIGDDFGIYVPDAFSPNGDGINDVFQPKGFGIAKYELMIFDRWGEKLFTSTDLAQGWDGKFTKRANTDVKQDVYVWQIRYTNIHGKSSEVTGKVSIIK, from the coding sequence TTGGAGCGGACCAAACGGATTTTAAATACGACCCAAAACCCAACTTTAAAAAATGTTGGAGTAGAGGGAACAGGAGTTTATACGGTAATGGTAACAGACAATATTGGTTGTACCGGTTACCAGTATGTTCCGGTAGTGATTAGAGCATTGCCACAGGTAAAAATCACATCTGATAAAGTTGGAGGCTGTATACCGGTGTGTATCAACTTTGGAGTTGAAACAAGTGCGAATTTAAGTACAACCAGTTGGGATTTTGGTAACGGTAATGTAGGCAATGGTAACACAGGCATGGCTTGTTTCACTAAGCCGGGTAATTACAATATATCAAGCAGTTTTGTGGATATATACGGATGTGCCAACAAGGCTTACTATTCTGTAGAAGGGTATCCAATACCAACAGCTGATTTTAATATATCGCCGGTAAAGCCTGTGATATATGAGAATGTAGAATTTACCGATGCTTCTTACAATGCCAATGTAACCGGTTGGACTTGGAGTTTTTCTCATCTCAAAGCCAATCAGGTGATGTTTGGCCAGAACCAAACACTTAATTACGAAACGGCCGGCGCATATGCAGCGGTATTGATTGTGAGAAGTGATAAAGGTTGCGTGGATACAATAGTAAAAGAAGTAGTTATAGGAGATGATTTTGGAATTTATGTACCTGATGCTTTCTCACCAAACGGAGACGGAATAAATGATGTTTTCCAACCAAAAGGTTTTGGAATTGCGAAGTACGAGTTAATGATTTTTGATCGTTGGGGAGAGAAATTATTTACAAGCACGGATTTAGCACAAGGTTGGGATGGTAAGTTTACCAAGCGAGCCAATACCGATGTGAAACAGGATGTGTATGTATGGCAAATCCGATACACGAATATCCATGGTAAATCAAGTGAAGTAACCGGAAAAGTATCCATCATTAAATAA